A window of Miscanthus floridulus cultivar M001 chromosome 12, ASM1932011v1, whole genome shotgun sequence genomic DNA:
ACGAGGATGGTGATGAAGAGGTGGAGTATACTGAAGATGTGGTTGAAGTGGAGACATATATGGTGGATGAGGAACTTGATGAAGGTGGTGATGATGGGGAGGGGGAGGGATACGAAAATGCTGACGAAGAACATCATGTGGATGTGGATGATGAAGAACATAATGAAATGGTCAAAGAGCACCGCAAGCGGAAGGAGTTTGAAGTTTTTGTTGGTGGGCTGGATAAAGATGCAACAGAAAATGACCTTAGGAAGGTTTTTGGTGAAGTTGGTGAGATCACTGAAGTTCGTCTGATGATGAACCCTGTCACAAAGAAGAATAAAGGCTTTGCCTTCCTGCGATATGCAACTGTAGAGCAAGCAAGGCGTGCTGTTTCAGAGCTAAAGAATCCACTGGTTGGTCTTAAGATTGACTATTTTATGTTTCTGTATCTTTTTCACAAATGGCTTACATGTTTTATTTAATATATACTCCAGGTGCGGGGCAAACAATGTGGCGTTagagaatttatattcgaggatgctacatgaaatggaggagcccccaactacaaatatagatggcttcaaactcaaagaaggtttaaattcttttatatattgaatttgagtataaaaaaagtcatactataaagggttgcaaatccctaagccttagtggtatacctcaacaacgtgggcttaggcaagccttggtggcgagctaaactacaggataaattcttgtgtcaTCCTGTgtttgtgttgctacacttgtatTCTTCTTGTTGTTGAGATGATTTTTAGGATTGAGggtgatctacttgtgtgtggtgttcctaccactttcAGCTttcgatctgtgatctaccaccCTACAGAAATCTAAGAAATTTACCCtatctaaatttcgttgggtagattttgaactatgaactaatctcaattagcctaagcatctacacaagcatcacataagacaaacaactaCAATTGACTTAGTCAATTCCTGCTataaacagcagctacttattttggctATATCTaaagttctactcaaccaaatactattgAAGGGAATCGTGAcgctaagaggggggtgaattaggcacttataaaattctaactctaaaatgTGGCCtcttttttctaaccttagcaaaacctagcaaaagacaaactatctaaatgtgcaactatggttttgctaatgtgttgctatctctaccgctaaCCGCAAAGGAGTtaaatgcaatcaatgtaaatgcggaagctaaagagcaaggtaaagATATGCAAAACcccgtcgatgactctagtattttacCGCGGtaatcgagaagcgcacaagcttcccctagtcctcgttggagcccctcgcaaggaatccctcgcaaggccaagctcccagttgggtaactccatggatagccttgggccttccccacgcgcagtGGGTTCCGACGTGCTTTCGACAAGCCTCTTCCGGATGCTCCCCGTTGTCTTcaactatcaagctttcggccaaaacgtcgcgggccttgttccctctggtacatggtggcggccacaccacaaacgcggttggtgtgatctcgcaagactacaagcccctccgatgtacaacaatggtgcgcgcaagcaccgagtggtaagagatatgcaaacctaactaaacactaggcctaaacctagggcaagcgcataagcggtggtctaatcaacctaagcacttcacaaagcacctacgctaatcacctaataaaacactaagcagtatgcaagtggagatcactaaaatggtatatcaacacccttggtatgtttccttagctccaccttactcaaatgaccggttggggttgtatttataagccccactgagaaagtagccattggggacgaaatcctacttttctgctactgaccggatgctggagtcgtcctgatcagacatgtccagtcgtcccgactgttggagccgcgaacaactgatcggacgctgccagcgtccggtcacttgccaccagacgcgtccgattgcaagttcaccgctctggaacctctctgtactcgatcggacgctgttgtcctgcgttcggtcggttTTGTCGCCAGCATCtgatcacttgctgagtgtgttgtcgaactgatgaacagtgccatcggtgtgtccggtcgattcacttgttcagcgtctggtcattgctTGCTAATGCTGAGctactgatcggagcatccggtcacatctgtgagctcatttcttcatgatcttacgtacagcttggtttctatcttcatgcttaaacttgcttgatatcttgggtcttctcttgtgctcctaaggtcttgcttgtggtgttgatcctcggatcatcacgtcgccttcgtccaagtcatgtcttgcaccctattgaactacaaaacaaacacttgcaaattcattagtccaatttagttgtgttagtcatcaaacaccaaaatccaaagtaaatgggcctagggtccattttccttataatcttcccctttttggtgattgatgacaacatggccaaagcaagcaaataatagaattttaaaatttttaaaactacctacttgctaggatgcaatgcaagaggcaagattatatgatgctaaaagatactacttgtaagattacataaaaacttatcttgcccttgcaaatgtccccatttggtattatggatttaagccttgcttcctataaattctccccattacataggctaatccataatccactatcctctctttctcggaccattactacaaattaatgcttgcttttggtcctctaaattctccccctttagaatcaaacaccaaaaaggaagacattagtagcacaaggaagggtcaaactttatgatcctttgtgtgtagagtgaaatagatcacaaaatttgactctcacattatatagactaagctccccctaaatatatgcatacatatgatagaaggcaaagcatatgcataattggcaaagtattgcataagggaatttaatctatataatgcatggagaaagcatataaatatccaaatgatatcagtttagaaataccacatgtggaaatcaatttgatttctaccatttgcaataggtggtggatgtttgaagtatgatgcttaactccgaggactccattttccttgcaatgagattactacacacatgataagcttgaaaaggtgttagtctcaaagcatccaacttgtagagtaacctctccctatatttgtgcacacaaatgtggaatacttgtaggaaacgtgcacattgattttagaataaaaaataccacttgaaagatgacatcatatgaatgtgagagtcatttttgaaggtgatatccgggagagattatctacaatttggactttggcacatattagatgaacaattgtaagacaagctatgtgccgtgctcctaaacaattttaaaccatgtaggattgctccaaggaataagaatgaaaccgagcaagcctaccatatgaaatacctagtgtatatATGGctaaatatataagaatgcaaatgcaaacctaggcatgaggagtaactagatgctaaaagattccAATTGttggaaaatttaaatctaataccaattgaagtaaattgaatctagttacctaacatagaaaggggaatttgggttcatagtattcactaacccacttggcaataattttgtccatcatgatgcaccccatgaaatgcatccatagtttgccaagtctccaaattccccgtcgtccatcagacttctcacttcccttttgagatccaaaccttcttggtgctcttcatgttgaaaatgatttcCTTCGGCactcaaaagcgtttgaccccattgttggctttcttgtacaccttgatggccaccaccttgtcatttttctttttcttcaatagatagggtgtggaggccttcttgtccaccttgttggtgtaggtgttggagagcttgcttgtttgcttcttctctttcttctttgctcctcccccattctttaccttgcactcataggacttatgaccttccttgtggcacacgtagcaaaccacggtttgtccttcatcaaacttcttcactcccttgacggtgttatcttgatgaagttgggcttgcttcgccttgcctttcacttgactcaagtccttggtgaggtgagctacttcttgcttgagttgcttattctcctttgcaacttcttgtgtgcatgtatctacaacaactttctcaacataaacttggtagcacaaaggtgagtctaaaaataaatcattacaagaagtagaggcatcctttatagacatgttaatgatagaacttttctttttagatacctTGGTGGGGGtagtgctaacggcttcaagattagcaactttattagttagctcatcacaatgtttgcacatggtttccattttagcaagcaaagttttataagcatcttgtgagctagctaatttttcttttaatttttcatttttctttacaagttgctcatcattgattgtgcatgcatttgttgttgcactagcatcaagttgctcaattttagtagatagttgaccattaagattagcaaaattctcatattgttcaagcaaagttttgcatgctttttgtgaactatctagcttttcttttatttttccaagcttcttttgttgactagtgcaaactttagcataattaaggttttgttgcataatttcttcataagaaggtatttcatctgaaagcatctaggcccctagtagggtttcggtgattaataacaatataagattactatgactaacgtgtgttttgcagagacaattaagttaggtcatggtaatggagatcgattgggcaatcgaggtggtcatgcccctatgatggaaatcatttaggttttcaaaggatggacgataaggttaaggatggactagttctaagtgtcgattggagttggagagacacttagagtagtttaggactttgtttttcctttagccatactattaagggggtatggacaggtagcttgacctaggtgagtctaatgagttaggtgtggtgcacacttgttaaaactagtactaggtagctccaagatagcccttagatccaatagagcaaacttcattcacatatgatcgagagttggaagtgaatggagggtcaaatactgaccggacgctggctctagtTTGATCAGACGatggctcagggtccggttagttcatttgaccaaggtgtttgtgtctggtttgaccggacgctgagaggcagcgtccagtcgactccagtaaggttccagagaggaaaaatcacgatcgaacgtgtctggtcagtgctgatcggacgctgtccagcatccagtcacactgtaaacactggagttagGGGTATActaaccggagcgtctggtcaacatgactagagcgttcggtcatcccgtagaggcacataacggttcgtttttcagctggtgttataaataccacctccactcgtgtgtgggggtacttttgctcattccaacagctgagaaacaccttagagagtgctaagaagagcaaggtcctagtgaggtgattgagatttgagaatccaaaagagagacctcattagtgaagatcaagagtagcaaagtgtgtatctaccttctcattaggcttgtcatggtcaagtgagagttcatgcttgttactcttggtgatcaccatcacctagatggcttggtggtgattgggagtttggtgatcatccggtggagcttgtgggtcacccaactcaagttgtgagcggttgtgggtgattcaccgcgacggagtgttgaataatcaacccatagagagcacttgatccttgaacGGGATCAAGGGGGAGTTACACCCTTGCGCAagtgctccaacgagaactagtggggagtggcgactctccgataccttgacaAAACATCGCAATGTTCctttctctctatttactttgagcatttactttgagcaattcaattcatatccttacattcttagaattgccatgctcgagtaggattggaactttggttgcaagtcttttgtgcggtagaacaattagaaacactatctaggcacaaggggttaattgggctaaccataggatttaattattgcaaagaaatttagaattagcccaattcatccccctcttgggcatcttgatcctttcaattggtatcggagccttgtgctcatgtttttaggcttaaccgcctagagcaagatgtctcatagggatggacctcctcctatctttgagggagatgattttccttgttggaaaatccgcatggaggcgtatctagaggctctagatattggtatacttagagccgcctcacaaggcttcccaaaaccttaggatgctactaacctacaaggcgatgaggttaattatgagaagtggaatgcaaaggctcgaaacaccatctttagaggcctttgcaaagatgtgtttaatcgggtgaggaatcacaaagacgcccatgcactatggttagatgtttgtgtgctctatgagggaactaagagtgagcatgaggaacgctatcatcttgtcatgaaaaagcttaactcttttgaaatgcttcctaaggaaagtgctaatgaaatatattcacgtttgaatgttcttgtagaggaagtcaatggacttggactcactcaaatgcaatcatctgatgttgtaagaaagatcttgagtgtcctcctcattgacaaatatgggcatattgtgaccgtgctacatcaaggtgatctttccactgctacactgacataaatcttggggaagatcaatgctcatgagatgtacatgcacatcacgccacaagatggctcatcctctaccaagaagaaagataaggacttagctttcaaagctagccaagagaagggcaaggcaagacttgagtatgagagctcaagtgaagatgaagttaatgatgaaagtcttgctctcatggtgaagaagatcgccaagatgcttaagaagctaaataagagtggcatcaagtttgatggcaagaagaagaagttcttcactagctctagaaggaagccaatctccgaaatggattgctacaattatggagaacttggtcatctagctcaccaatgcacaaagcccaagaaagacaagttcaagaacaagaacaagggcaagagagatgactcaagcaatgaagatgaagatgagaagaaaaagaacaagccatacaagaagagagatggcaagaagaaggacttccacaagaagaagaagagtggaaaggcttacattgtcggtgattggctcacggacattgattcatctagtggatcatcagatgatgaaagtgacaacgagaaggtggccgccattgctattgccttatcatcttcaccgcctccaccgccatcatcctctacacacctatgccttatggctaagggtgaatgcaaggtatcacatgatgatgatagtagtggtgatgatcatgctcataatgatgatagtgatagtgatagcgatgatgaatatgagtcacctacttatgatgatcttgctaaattactaaagaaatacactaagatcattataaagactaaagctaaaaatgaaaagcttgagattaagaatgattctcttttagctaaatgtgagatagccgaaaaggctagtgttgagcttagagaagcaaatgatgctatgatatccaaactcaaggagctcaaatcttctaagaaagagctcaaagataaacatgataaagttgagtgggtgcacaaagagctcatcactagccataacaagctaaaggataaatataccactcttaaggttaatcatgatacccttgttattgctcaagaatttttacccaatgagccacatgatgccactaatgatgttgttaagattgatatagctacatcatgtgatggtgtaattgatgagagcattgagcaaggatctagtagcaaaggcaagcaagtggttgagtgcaatgactatgatgagtatgtcaagctcaagcatgacaatgaaaagctaaagaatgagtttgaagagttcaaaacccacaacaccattgtgctagaaactcttgatcatgatggcaacttgattcttgagaatgagaagctaaaagaagaaaacaagaaactcaaggaagaaagaaacaaggttgcactcaaggaagataaaagtagtgatgcactcaaggaagagaacaagaagcttaagttagAAAacgagcatctcaagattggattgagcaagttcacttgaggcaaatatcttcaaagtgagctcctaatgaacaccatcatgaagatgtatagaagtggcattgggtacatggcaaacaaagagaagaaggctcaagctcaacaacaacaattaaaaccaaagccaaagagatgctttgagtgtggacaagaaggccactttgctcatgagtaccaaacaccaccaccacaacccttgctcaagcatgctagaccctttgccttcaatgctcactacatgcttagaaagtattctagtggaaagatgaaagtgatgttcttaggacctccaaataagaataggcctaagaaaatttgggttgcaaagtcacttgttgagaaggtgaagggtcctcaacaagtttgggttcctaaagcttaatctcttgtgtgtaggtgaactacaagactggtggaagtcattgggttattgatagtggttgcacacaacatatgaccggtgatcctcgtatgttcacctcactagatgaagaagtagatggataagaaagaatcacatttggagataactcaaaggacaAGGTCAAAGAATtgggcaaagtgacaatatcaaatgatcattccatctccaatgttctatatgttgcttcattaagtttcaacttgctatccattggataattgtgtgatcttggcttccaatgcttgtttaccgagaaggaggttgttgtatccaagaaggatgatgatcatgtgatattcaaaggatttagatacaacaatctatatctagtggacttcaccttcgaagatgcaaacttgaagacatgcctatttaccaaaacaacacttgggtgactatggcatagaagacttgctcatgttgggataagctcactcaagaagcttatgaagaatgatttggtgagagggttgaaggatgtgaagtttgagaaggacaagctttgtagtgcatgtcaagccgacaagcaagttgcaaatacccatctaacaaaagctttcatgtcaaccgcaagagtgctagaactccttcatatgaatttatttggaccaacaacatacaagagtttgggagaaaatctttattgtcttatgattgttgatgattattcaaggtatacatgggtattcttccttaatgacaaatccgaagttgcatcttgcttcaagaaatttgtcaagagagcacaaaatgaatttgaagtaaagctcaagaagataagaagtaacaatgggaaagagtttgacaatacaaacatagaagcttattgtgatgaagttggaatcaaacatgaagtctccgcaatatatactcctcaacaaaatggtgtagttgagaggaagaaccggacattgatcactcttgcaagaacaatgcttgatgagtacaacacccctaaagctctatgggcggaagcaatcaacaccgcatgctatgcattaaaccgtctattccttcaaaagtttcttggcaagacaccttatgagttgctcaatgggaagaagtcggacgtctccttctttagggtgtttgattgcaaatgctacatctataagaagcggcaacacctagggaagttccaaagatgttgtgatattagttttcttattggttactcatcaaagtccaaaacatatagagtatttaatcatgccaccggcttggttgaagaaacatatgatgtggaatttgatgaatctaacggctcccaaggagcacatgagaatcttgataatgtaggtgataaaccattgagggaagctatgaagaacattctggttagagacatcaagcctaaagatgatgaagatgatgtacaagtcattgatccagcttcttcatcaagtgtgccacaagatgatgaaaaagatgggagagtggaaaatgaagatactcatgtctcccatgaacaaatggtggtacaagcacaagatgttgatgctccataacctccccctcaagtggtcaatagaagaaatacacccctacttcaagatcatccacaagatctcatcatagggagtccatcaaagggtgaatgactcgatctcaaaaacttgcttcatttattgctcatcactcttttgtctcttgctttgagcctactaagatagaagaagctcttcaacatctggattggataaatgccatgcatgaagagttgaacaacttcactcgcaatgaagtttggactcttgaagagcggccaaaaggtgcaagagtcattggaacaaagtgggtgttccgaaataagcaagatgatcaaggtgttgttgtgaggaacaatgtaagactagttgcaaatgggttctctcaagttaaaggtttggattttggagagacctttgcatcggttgaaagattagaagccatccgtatcctccttgtatatgtatcacatcatgaaataaaactttatcaaatagatgtgaaaagtgcatttttaaatgcctttataaatgaactagtctatgttaatcaaccttctgggtttgaagaccctagatatcctaatcatgtttataggttgtccaaggcactatatgggcttaagcaagccccaagagcttggtatgagtgtctttgggacttcctcattgagaagggcttcatcattgggaaggtcgacaccatactattcaccaagaagcttgatgggcatatcttcatttgtcaagtgtatgttgatgatattatctttagatcatcaaatgaagattcatgcaaagaatttgatgaattgatgtcgaaggagttcgagatgtcaatgattggagagcttacattctttcttggttttcaagtcaagcaaatgagagaagggatttt
This region includes:
- the LOC136495976 gene encoding heterogeneous nuclear ribonucleoprotein Q-like, with amino-acid sequence MPPKSKRGGAAAARKAPGARGRMGRAQAAAEEAPAVEEMMEAPAEEVKVAEEAPKVVEEPKRQPSPLLPQQPVVEEKGSDATVNGANRGEDDGVAKETYEEEDKGERLEFEDEPEYEEEAAVDYDEKDLEQYEEQYEDGDEEVEYTEDVVEVETYMVDEELDEGGDDGEGEGYENADEEHHVDVDDEEHNEMVKEHRKRKEFEVFVGGLDKDATENDLRKVFGEVGEITEVRLMMNPVTKKNKGFAFLRYATVEQARRAVSELKNPLVRGKQCGVREFIFEDAT